Proteins from one Lacrimispora sphenoides genomic window:
- a CDS encoding transglutaminase-like domain-containing protein, whose amino-acid sequence MFSEHLQRYAQEKYELRLPFLGGLKEEVERAMERCTPIEQVLMKFLYGTMPLRDAGEYDFDLFLGYVRHSIMVYEQMEWCQEIPEDMFLHHILYYRINTENIEDCRRFFYDKLIDRIKGLSVREAVLEINYWCAENGTYEASDNRTISPVTVYKSGKGRCGEESTFAVTAFRSVGIPARQVYTPRWAHCDDNHAWVEVFVEGKWHFLGACEPEEVLDKGWFTNASSRALLVHTRTFSDYSGDSEMECLGKEDLMVYYNGTATYALTKSYEIQVLDEDKNPAENVHVSFEILNMAEYCSVVNLYTDRNGKVSLTVGLGDVHVRAMKEGLCCEAWISPEDEDGTVLVLKKEAEKSGINAWVDADVRAPKDYPVNPVKLTKEQKERNRKRIQEANQMREGRIAGYFKEGEASSYPDETEILRLSAGNFDEIYNFLSKDQNPDRKTMLNSLTVKDYKDARAEILESHLTGAAPYRKKWEENGHLDIYVKYILCPRVLLEEMTDYRGFIEGFYNEDEKEEFRKNPETIWEYVKQHIGFESKLDYKTICSTPAGSLKLLQSNLLSQKILFVSICRTFGIPARINPVNLEAEVYETGRFVSISGADEIVKDRIEETGKLVLYGETDNLWTYYQTWTIGRLKEGQFVSLDYTGLKFSGGVLKLDLEPGIYRLITSVRLPSGNQNASEYVFELKKDEEKSVTMRLRAGSLDDMLVDNMLDDFEVTIKEENEKEKTVPASVLMEGKSNILAILSEGQEPTEHVLNEMLEQKEALESLDTQIIFLLQSETSLQNRTISKVLEAIPQIKVGYISFDDTVEPLARRMYVDPEKLPLLIVTDPGLKAVYGCSGYNVGSVNLMMKLLGLSRNRL is encoded by the coding sequence ATGTTTTCAGAACATTTGCAGAGATATGCCCAGGAAAAATATGAGCTTAGACTTCCCTTTCTTGGAGGTCTTAAGGAAGAAGTTGAAAGGGCAATGGAACGGTGTACTCCCATAGAACAGGTACTCATGAAATTTTTATATGGGACAATGCCCTTACGGGATGCCGGGGAGTATGATTTTGACCTATTTCTTGGATATGTTAGGCATTCCATCATGGTTTATGAACAAATGGAATGGTGCCAGGAAATTCCGGAAGATATGTTCCTCCATCATATTTTATATTACAGGATCAATACGGAGAATATCGAAGACTGCCGAAGATTTTTCTATGACAAATTGATTGACCGGATCAAAGGACTTTCCGTAAGGGAGGCGGTGCTGGAAATCAATTATTGGTGTGCGGAGAATGGAACCTATGAGGCTTCAGACAACAGAACCATATCTCCTGTGACTGTGTATAAATCCGGGAAGGGCAGATGTGGGGAAGAATCCACGTTTGCTGTAACGGCTTTCCGGAGTGTGGGAATTCCTGCCAGACAGGTGTATACCCCCAGATGGGCTCATTGTGATGACAATCATGCATGGGTTGAAGTGTTTGTGGAAGGAAAGTGGCATTTCCTGGGTGCCTGTGAGCCGGAAGAAGTGCTGGATAAGGGGTGGTTTACCAATGCTTCCTCCAGGGCATTGCTGGTACACACCAGAACCTTCTCCGATTATTCCGGTGATTCAGAGATGGAATGTCTGGGGAAGGAAGATTTAATGGTCTATTATAATGGGACAGCAACCTATGCCCTGACCAAATCTTATGAGATCCAGGTGCTTGATGAGGATAAAAACCCAGCAGAGAATGTCCATGTTTCTTTTGAGATTCTTAATATGGCGGAATACTGCAGCGTGGTAAACTTATATACAGATAGGAATGGAAAGGTATCGCTTACCGTTGGTCTTGGAGATGTTCATGTCCGTGCTATGAAGGAAGGGTTATGCTGTGAGGCGTGGATTTCTCCGGAGGATGAAGATGGAACGGTCCTTGTGTTAAAGAAGGAAGCGGAGAAATCCGGAATAAATGCCTGGGTGGATGCGGACGTCAGAGCTCCAAAGGATTACCCCGTAAATCCGGTGAAGCTTACAAAAGAACAAAAGGAAAGAAACAGAAAACGAATCCAAGAGGCTAATCAGATGCGGGAAGGCAGGATCGCAGGGTACTTTAAGGAGGGAGAGGCTTCCTCATATCCTGATGAAACAGAGATCCTCCGGTTGTCTGCCGGTAACTTTGACGAGATTTACAACTTTCTTTCCAAGGATCAAAATCCGGATCGTAAGACCATGCTTAACAGCCTGACTGTAAAAGATTATAAGGATGCACGGGCAGAGATTCTGGAAAGCCATCTTACAGGGGCCGCCCCATATCGTAAGAAGTGGGAGGAGAACGGACATCTGGATATTTATGTAAAATACATTCTTTGTCCAAGAGTTTTGCTGGAAGAAATGACCGATTACAGGGGATTTATTGAGGGATTTTACAATGAGGACGAAAAGGAAGAATTCCGTAAAAATCCTGAAACCATCTGGGAATATGTGAAGCAGCATATCGGTTTTGAATCAAAGCTGGACTACAAGACGATTTGCTCCACTCCGGCAGGAAGCCTTAAGCTTTTACAGAGCAATCTCCTTAGCCAGAAGATATTATTTGTCTCTATCTGCAGGACGTTTGGCATTCCGGCCCGGATCAACCCGGTGAATCTGGAAGCTGAGGTTTATGAGACAGGAAGATTCGTATCAATATCCGGGGCAGATGAGATCGTAAAAGACAGGATCGAAGAGACAGGAAAGCTGGTACTTTATGGGGAAACAGACAATCTGTGGACCTATTACCAGACATGGACCATTGGAAGGCTAAAAGAGGGGCAGTTTGTGTCTCTGGATTATACCGGCCTAAAATTTTCCGGCGGCGTTTTAAAGCTGGACTTAGAGCCTGGTATCTACCGTCTGATCACCTCTGTCCGTCTTCCCAGCGGGAACCAGAACGCCAGCGAGTATGTCTTTGAATTAAAAAAGGATGAAGAAAAGTCTGTGACCATGCGCCTGCGGGCCGGAAGCCTGGATGATATGCTGGTTGATAACATGCTGGATGATTTTGAAGTAACCATAAAAGAGGAAAATGAGAAAGAAAAGACGGTTCCGGCATCAGTGCTTATGGAAGGAAAGAGCAATATTCTTGCCATCCTGTCTGAGGGTCAGGAACCAACCGAACACGTTCTTAACGAAATGCTGGAACAAAAGGAAGCCTTGGAATCCCTTGATACTCAGATCATTTTCCTGCTGCAAAGTGAAACGTCATTACAGAACCGGACCATCAGTAAAGTTCTGGAAGCAATTCCTCAAATAAAGGTGGGTTACATAAGCTTTGACGATACGGTAGAACCACTGGCCAGAAGAATGTATGTGGATCCGGAGAAGCTGCCTCTTTTAATTGTAACGGACCCTGGCTTGAAGGCTGTCTACGGATGCAGCGGCTACAATGTTGGAAGCGTGAATCTAATGATGAAGCTTCTGGGGTTAAGCAGGAATAGGCTTTAA
- a CDS encoding DeoR/GlpR family DNA-binding transcription regulator: MFTEERLDRILQLLHDQGMVKVKDLSALFQVTEDCIRKDLKNLENAGKLKRTYGGALLSQDYPLKRDVIDRRDTNIEKKNLIAQKAFELIRSNETIFLDISTTNIMVAERLAKSHKRLTVVTNMIDIMQTLAVNPDITSIGTGGIMYRTVNGFMGAAAIEIIKQYSFDRAFIGTCGLDLTDNSITTLGVEDGLTKKAAIASSRHKYLVMEKDKFYFNDSYKFAHFDDIDGIITDSMPDEATARKLYSAGVTIQ, from the coding sequence ATGTTTACGGAAGAACGTTTAGACAGGATTTTACAACTCCTTCACGATCAGGGTATGGTGAAAGTAAAGGATTTAAGCGCCCTTTTTCAAGTGACAGAAGACTGTATACGCAAGGACTTAAAAAACTTAGAAAATGCAGGAAAGCTGAAACGGACCTATGGCGGAGCCTTATTATCCCAGGATTATCCTCTGAAACGGGATGTGATTGACCGGAGAGATACAAATATTGAAAAAAAGAATTTAATTGCTCAGAAGGCTTTTGAACTGATCAGAAGCAATGAAACCATATTTCTGGATATTTCCACCACGAATATCATGGTGGCGGAACGGCTTGCCAAATCCCACAAACGGTTGACCGTGGTGACGAACATGATCGATATTATGCAGACACTGGCAGTAAATCCGGATATCACCTCCATTGGAACCGGAGGAATCATGTACCGCACGGTAAACGGCTTTATGGGGGCAGCTGCCATTGAGATCATCAAACAGTACAGCTTTGACAGAGCCTTTATCGGGACCTGCGGCCTGGACCTTACGGACAATTCCATTACCACCTTAGGAGTGGAGGATGGCCTGACAAAAAAAGCGGCCATTGCCAGCAGCAGGCACAAATATCTGGTAATGGAAAAGGATAAGTTCTACTTTAATGATTCCTATAAATTTGCTCATTTTGATGACATAGACGGAATCATCACGGACTCCATGCCTGATGAGGCAACAGCCAGAAAGCTTTACTCTGCAGGAGTTACTATTCAGTAA
- a CDS encoding copper homeostasis protein CutC, which translates to MKDYILEVCVDSVESAKAAVQGGADRLELCANLVIGGTTPGVSQFNQIRKACDVPINVLIRPRYGDFLYTDHEFQMISEDAQMYRNLGADGIVVGFLKPDGDLDMERLKVLREKAGTGNMTLHRAFDVCRDPYRSLKEAIEAGVDTILTSGQQNTCMEGKKLLGELMELAAGQIDILVGSGVNVDAIACLMDEIDARCFHMSGKTIVDSGMIYRKENVNMGIPGIGEYDIFRTEEEQIRRAKRLMEEKECLRKNV; encoded by the coding sequence ATGAAAGACTATATCTTGGAGGTCTGTGTGGATTCTGTGGAATCCGCTAAAGCAGCGGTACAGGGAGGCGCCGACAGGCTGGAGCTCTGTGCAAATCTGGTGATTGGGGGAACTACCCCTGGCGTTAGTCAGTTTAATCAGATCCGCAAAGCCTGTGATGTTCCAATCAACGTTCTGATACGGCCCCGGTATGGAGATTTTCTGTATACAGATCATGAATTTCAGATGATCTCAGAGGATGCGCAGATGTATCGGAATCTTGGCGCGGATGGGATTGTCGTGGGATTTTTAAAACCGGATGGGGATCTTGACATGGAACGGCTGAAAGTGCTCAGAGAAAAGGCGGGAACGGGAAATATGACCCTGCATAGGGCTTTTGATGTATGCCGGGATCCTTACAGGAGCCTGAAAGAGGCCATTGAGGCAGGGGTGGATACTATACTGACCTCCGGACAGCAGAACACCTGCATGGAAGGTAAAAAGCTTTTAGGGGAGCTGATGGAGCTGGCGGCTGGTCAGATCGACATTTTGGTAGGCAGCGGAGTCAATGTAGATGCCATTGCCTGCCTGATGGATGAGATAGATGCCCGGTGTTTTCACATGTCTGGAAAGACAATCGTTGACAGCGGCATGATCTACCGGAAGGAAAATGTAAATATGGGAATACCGGGAATTGGGGAGTATGATATTTTCCGTACAGAAGAGGAACAGATTCGCCGGGCAAAAAGGCTGATGGAGGAGAAAGAATGTTTACGGAAGAACGTTTAG
- a CDS encoding ABC transporter ATP-binding protein — translation MMSAEKKPLLEVKHLKKYFQVGKNQILKAVDDVSLDIYKGETLGLVGESGCGKSTFGRTVIQLYEPTDGRIVYDGQVINSSLASAERHSFTRKMQMIFQDPYACLNPRMKVIDIVAEGIDAHGILSGEERRKKVLELLETVGLSEEHANRFPHEFSGGQRQRVGIARALAVDPEFVICDEPISALDVSIQAQVINLLKELQEKRGLTYLFIAHDLSMVKHISDRIGVMYLGAMVELTDSESLFEAPLHPYTQALLSAIPIPDPDVEKSRSRIMLEGSLPNPVNLKEGCRFASRCPYAEQLCREKTPEMKEVRPGHFAACHKAV, via the coding sequence ATGATGTCGGCAGAAAAGAAACCATTATTAGAAGTAAAGCATTTGAAAAAATATTTCCAGGTGGGAAAAAATCAGATATTGAAAGCAGTGGACGATGTCAGCCTGGATATATATAAGGGAGAAACCCTTGGTCTGGTGGGAGAAAGCGGCTGCGGGAAGTCTACCTTTGGCCGGACCGTAATCCAGCTGTATGAGCCAACGGATGGCCGGATCGTATATGACGGACAGGTAATTAACAGCAGTTTGGCGTCAGCGGAGCGTCATAGCTTCACAAGAAAGATGCAGATGATTTTTCAGGATCCTTATGCATGCCTTAATCCGCGGATGAAGGTTATAGATATTGTTGCAGAGGGAATTGATGCTCATGGAATCTTAAGCGGGGAGGAACGGAGAAAGAAGGTACTTGAACTTCTGGAAACGGTAGGGCTTTCCGAAGAGCATGCAAACCGTTTCCCTCACGAATTTTCCGGCGGACAGCGTCAGCGGGTGGGGATTGCCCGGGCATTGGCTGTGGATCCGGAGTTTGTGATCTGTGATGAACCTATTTCCGCGCTGGATGTTTCCATTCAAGCACAGGTGATCAATTTACTGAAAGAGCTGCAGGAGAAGAGAGGGCTTACCTATCTGTTCATCGCTCATGATCTTTCTATGGTTAAGCACATCAGTGACCGGATCGGCGTTATGTACCTGGGGGCCATGGTGGAACTGACAGACAGTGAGAGCCTGTTTGAGGCTCCGCTCCATCCCTATACCCAGGCATTGCTTTCCGCAATTCCTATCCCTGATCCTGATGTGGAAAAGAGCCGCAGCCGGATCATGCTGGAGGGAAGCCTGCCAAATCCTGTTAATTTGAAGGAAGGCTGCCGGTTTGCTTCCCGCTGCCCTTACGCAGAGCAGCTGTGCCGGGAAAAAACACCGGAAATGAAAGAAGTCAGGCCAGGGCATTTTGCAGCCTGCCACAAGGCAGTGTAG
- a CDS encoding ABC transporter ATP-binding protein, translating to MSRLLEVNQLQVHIKTQHGVVHAVRGISFYLDEQETLAIVGESGSGKSISVKSIMGLLPKNGKIVGGSVLLEGKDLSKYSERQMQTVRGSDISMIFQDPMTSLNPTMTIGKQIVEVLKEHRKDMTKVQMKNRALELISLVGISNPETRFDQYPHQLSGGMRQRVVIAVALACDPKILIADEPTTALDVTIQAQILDLMKDLQKKIKTSIIIITHNLGVVANIADRVAVMYGGQLVESADVRELFYQTEHPYTKGLLASIPKASHKGGELTAIHGTPPDLMDPPKGCPFAARCTKTMEVCRQYPPEDMLCGESHHARCWLLDERAKAFRE from the coding sequence ATGAGCAGATTATTGGAAGTCAATCAGTTGCAGGTACATATAAAGACACAGCATGGCGTAGTCCATGCGGTGCGCGGGATTAGCTTTTATCTGGATGAGCAGGAAACTTTGGCAATCGTGGGAGAATCCGGCTCCGGTAAATCCATTTCCGTGAAAAGCATTATGGGCCTGCTTCCGAAGAATGGAAAGATCGTGGGAGGCAGTGTTCTCCTGGAAGGTAAGGATCTTTCTAAATACAGCGAGCGGCAGATGCAGACGGTACGGGGATCGGATATTTCCATGATATTTCAGGATCCTATGACCTCTTTAAACCCTACTATGACCATAGGAAAGCAGATTGTAGAGGTATTAAAAGAGCATCGGAAGGATATGACTAAAGTTCAGATGAAGAATCGGGCTCTTGAGTTGATTTCTCTGGTTGGAATTTCCAATCCGGAAACAAGGTTTGACCAATACCCTCACCAGCTTTCCGGCGGCATGAGACAAAGAGTCGTGATCGCAGTGGCTTTGGCCTGTGATCCAAAGATTTTGATCGCAGATGAACCGACCACGGCTTTGGACGTAACAATACAGGCACAGATTCTGGATCTGATGAAGGACTTGCAGAAGAAAATTAAAACCTCTATTATTATTATCACCCATAATCTGGGAGTTGTAGCGAATATTGCGGACCGGGTTGCCGTTATGTATGGAGGCCAGCTGGTGGAAAGCGCTGATGTGCGTGAGCTGTTTTACCAGACGGAACATCCTTATACGAAGGGACTTCTTGCTTCCATACCAAAAGCTTCCCATAAAGGGGGAGAGCTGACGGCCATTCATGGGACTCCGCCGGATCTGATGGATCCGCCAAAAGGCTGCCCATTTGCAGCCAGATGCACAAAAACCATGGAGGTCTGCAGACAGTATCCTCCGGAGGATATGCTTTGCGGCGAGAGCCACCATGCGCGCTGCTGGCTTCTTGATGAGCGGGCAAAGGCTTTCAGGGAATAG
- a CDS encoding ABC transporter permease — protein sequence MDELFVKAYVDESEKEHIARPNLTALQDGWLRLKKNKAAVVCLFTLIAIGLLAILAPEFSRYSYKETNYDIIYQIPSMKHLFGTDQFGRDLWVRTWMGTRISLLIAFVAAILDLTLGVTYGAVSALAGGKVDAVMQRIIEVLVGIPHLIIVILLMMVMPAGIWTIVVALSITGWVNMARLVRGSILKLKNQEFVLAARVLGTSTTGIIWKHLIPNTVGVIVINAMFTIPSAIFTEAFLSFIGIGMQEPKASLGVLINNGYQVLRNFPHVLIFPAIVIVLIMVCFSILGDGLRDALDPRMRK from the coding sequence ATGGATGAATTATTTGTAAAGGCATATGTGGATGAATCGGAGAAAGAACATATTGCCCGGCCCAATTTAACAGCCCTTCAGGATGGCTGGCTTCGTTTGAAAAAAAATAAGGCGGCAGTTGTTTGCCTGTTTACATTGATTGCAATCGGGCTTCTTGCAATACTGGCACCGGAGTTTTCAAGATATTCTTATAAAGAAACGAATTATGATATCATTTATCAGATTCCTTCCATGAAGCATCTCTTCGGAACGGATCAGTTCGGACGTGACCTTTGGGTCAGGACATGGATGGGTACCCGGATTTCCCTTCTCATTGCCTTTGTGGCAGCTATTTTGGATTTAACATTGGGAGTGACCTATGGAGCGGTTTCTGCTTTGGCCGGCGGGAAAGTGGATGCTGTTATGCAGCGAATCATTGAAGTACTGGTGGGTATTCCCCATCTGATCATCGTCATCCTTTTGATGATGGTTATGCCGGCAGGTATTTGGACTATTGTAGTGGCTCTCTCCATTACCGGCTGGGTGAATATGGCACGACTGGTCCGCGGATCCATATTAAAGCTTAAGAATCAGGAGTTTGTGCTGGCAGCCAGAGTGCTGGGAACCAGTACTACCGGAATCATATGGAAACATCTGATCCCCAATACAGTGGGAGTCATTGTCATCAATGCCATGTTTACCATTCCGTCCGCCATATTTACAGAGGCATTTTTAAGCTTTATCGGCATCGGCATGCAGGAACCAAAAGCATCTTTAGGAGTCTTGATCAACAACGGATACCAGGTGCTTCGCAATTTTCCCCACGTATTGATTTTCCCGGCAATCGTGATCGTCCTGATTATGGTATGCTTCAGCATTCTTGGAGACGGCTTGCGGGATGCTCTGGATCCAAGAATGAGAAAGTAG
- a CDS encoding ABC transporter permease, giving the protein MIKYICKRLIYLALTLWVIVTATFFLMKKLPGSPFDAERFNMMSVQQQQAILEQYGLNESVPRQYVKYMGNILHGDFGTSFTYTGQKVSTVIGGRIGPSALIGLQAVLIGLAVGLTLGIIAAWRHNSGIDYFTMIVAVLGVSVPNFVAAALLQYYVALKWGILPVGFWTDWKCSVLPSIALSFSATAMIARFIRTEMLEVLEQDYIVTAKAKGLSPMKVLMRHAVRNSIIPVVTILGPIVVNLLTGSLAVENIYTIPGIGSLFVDSIKANDYSTIMGITIFYSAFYIFVVLIVDIAYSLIDPRIRLAAGEEG; this is encoded by the coding sequence ATGATAAAATATATCTGCAAGCGATTGATATATCTGGCGCTGACATTATGGGTCATTGTAACAGCTACTTTTTTTCTGATGAAAAAGCTGCCAGGATCTCCTTTTGATGCGGAGCGCTTTAATATGATGTCTGTTCAGCAGCAGCAGGCCATTTTAGAGCAGTATGGGCTGAATGAGTCTGTGCCCCGGCAATACGTAAAGTATATGGGAAATATCCTGCATGGAGATTTCGGAACATCCTTTACCTATACCGGACAGAAGGTATCTACCGTAATCGGAGGAAGGATCGGCCCCTCCGCTTTAATTGGCCTTCAAGCGGTCCTGATCGGTCTGGCAGTTGGCCTGACATTGGGAATTATCGCGGCGTGGAGACATAACAGCGGGATTGACTATTTTACTATGATCGTAGCTGTCCTTGGAGTTTCTGTACCTAATTTTGTAGCTGCGGCTCTTTTGCAGTATTACGTGGCCTTAAAATGGGGAATTCTGCCCGTTGGTTTTTGGACTGACTGGAAATGTTCGGTACTTCCGTCCATTGCCTTGTCCTTTTCTGCGACTGCCATGATCGCCCGGTTTATCCGGACTGAGATGCTAGAGGTGTTGGAGCAGGATTACATCGTCACTGCCAAAGCCAAGGGACTTAGCCCAATGAAGGTACTCATGCGCCATGCGGTAAGAAATTCGATCATCCCTGTGGTGACGATTCTGGGGCCCATTGTTGTAAATCTGCTGACAGGCTCCCTTGCTGTTGAGAATATTTATACCATCCCTGGAATCGGCAGCTTATTTGTAGACAGTATAAAGGCTAATGACTATTCCACGATCATGGGAATCACGATCTTTTACAGCGCTTTCTATATTTTTGTAGTGCTGATCGTTGATATCGCTTATTCCCTCATTGATCCCAGGATCCGTCTGGCAGCCGGTGAGGAGGGGTAA
- a CDS encoding peptide ABC transporter substrate-binding protein: MKKRVLALGTVACLAIGTLTGCGFTGSTSSPTTGGSTQSVESSEAASDKKEAPAAGDQVLSVYANAEIKTLVQWAASDNQSSKVNNNAFEGLLRLDENHDAQPALAESYDVSDDKLTYTFHLRDDLQWSDGTPLTANDFVFAWLKQMSAEATNGYSFIMTDYIVNGAEYNEGKASAEDVGVKALDDKTFQVVLKAPTPYFSRLTVLCQFFPLNEAYVTSKGDQYGLSAENMIYCGPYVITSYDPAVGATLKKNDKYWDAANVKVENAQVRVMKDASAALNAYLADELSQVALDSANVAAYQNNPEFSSKSEFRTEYLQFSLSNPVMANKNIRRAVSMAIDRETLVKAILADGSAPSAGLIAEGMYGNESKSFRDLNGNICQFDAEQAKKYWEEGCKELGQTPTLTLLVRDDSVTKAVATYIQSELNKNLGIDIVIDTKTVQARNELMDNDNYMFASTAWGADYDDAMTYLDLWTNGTPYRGSYQNEQYNKLINDARVETDDAKRLDMLLQAENLLIDEDVIVAPLYHRGSATLTKSNVKGLINHPFGPDVEFKYAYFE, from the coding sequence ATGAAAAAAAGAGTATTAGCTTTAGGCACTGTAGCCTGTCTAGCTATTGGAACCCTGACAGGTTGCGGCTTTACCGGGTCAACCAGCAGCCCCACCACCGGAGGATCTACCCAAAGTGTGGAATCAAGTGAAGCCGCTTCTGACAAAAAGGAGGCTCCGGCAGCCGGCGATCAGGTGCTTAGTGTATATGCAAATGCTGAGATCAAAACTCTGGTACAATGGGCGGCTTCTGACAATCAGTCATCAAAGGTGAACAATAACGCATTTGAAGGTCTGCTTCGCCTGGATGAAAATCATGATGCGCAGCCTGCACTTGCGGAAAGCTATGATGTTTCCGATGATAAACTTACATACACCTTTCATTTGAGAGACGATCTGCAATGGAGTGACGGAACTCCTTTGACAGCAAATGATTTTGTATTTGCCTGGTTAAAGCAGATGAGTGCGGAGGCCACCAATGGCTACAGCTTCATTATGACAGACTACATTGTAAACGGCGCTGAGTATAACGAAGGCAAAGCCAGTGCAGAAGATGTGGGAGTAAAGGCCCTTGATGACAAGACCTTCCAGGTGGTTTTAAAAGCACCTACCCCTTATTTCTCCCGGTTAACTGTTCTTTGCCAGTTCTTCCCGTTAAATGAAGCATACGTTACCTCAAAAGGCGACCAGTATGGTTTAAGCGCAGAGAATATGATTTACTGCGGCCCATATGTTATTACCAGCTATGATCCGGCGGTAGGGGCTACCTTGAAAAAGAATGATAAGTACTGGGATGCTGCAAATGTGAAGGTTGAAAATGCTCAGGTAAGGGTAATGAAGGATGCTTCTGCAGCCCTTAATGCTTATCTGGCCGATGAACTGAGCCAGGTGGCTCTTGATTCTGCCAACGTAGCCGCTTATCAGAATAATCCGGAATTCAGTTCTAAGAGCGAGTTCAGAACCGAGTATCTGCAGTTCTCCTTGAGCAATCCGGTTATGGCAAACAAAAATATCCGCAGAGCTGTTTCCATGGCCATTGACCGTGAGACCTTAGTTAAAGCAATTCTTGCCGATGGCTCTGCTCCAAGTGCCGGTCTGATTGCGGAAGGCATGTATGGAAACGAAAGCAAAAGCTTCCGTGATTTAAACGGAAACATTTGCCAATTTGATGCAGAACAGGCTAAGAAATACTGGGAAGAGGGCTGTAAGGAATTGGGACAGACACCAACCCTTACTTTGCTGGTAAGAGATGATTCTGTGACAAAAGCGGTTGCAACCTACATACAGAGCGAATTAAATAAGAATTTAGGCATTGATATCGTAATCGATACCAAGACGGTTCAGGCAAGAAATGAATTAATGGATAACGATAATTACATGTTTGCATCTACTGCATGGGGCGCCGATTATGATGATGCTATGACATACCTTGATTTATGGACCAACGGCACTCCATACCGCGGCTCCTATCAAAATGAACAATATAATAAGCTGATTAACGACGCAAGAGTTGAAACCGATGACGCCAAGCGTCTGGATATGCTGCTGCAGGCGGAGAATCTTCTAATTGATGAGGATGTGATCGTTGCACCTTTGTACCATAGAGGTTCTGCAACCCTTACAAAATCCAATGTGAAAGGATTGATCAATCATCCTTTCGGGCCGGATGTGGAATTTAAATACGCTTATTTTGAGTAA
- a CDS encoding GNAT family N-acetyltransferase codes for MKTEITVAYDNIREIKELFLEYTHMLVENDPDFAEYLKIQNYDSELDHLADKYAHPNGRLYLAKVEDEAVGCIGLRKIDDDNCEMKRLYVKPAFRGHKIANKLVELIINDAKEIGYKSILLDTLPFLEGAIRLYKKLGFYEIESYNNSPMDNLVYLKLDLN; via the coding sequence ATGAAAACAGAAATAACAGTCGCTTATGATAATATTAGAGAAATTAAAGAATTGTTTTTAGAGTATACTCATATGTTGGTTGAAAATGATCCTGATTTTGCTGAATATTTAAAAATCCAAAATTACGATTCAGAACTTGATCATTTGGCGGATAAATACGCACATCCAAATGGTAGATTATATTTAGCAAAAGTAGAAGATGAAGCAGTCGGCTGCATTGGTTTAAGAAAAATTGATGATGATAATTGTGAAATGAAAAGATTGTATGTTAAACCTGCATTCCGAGGACATAAAATTGCAAATAAGCTGGTGGAACTAATTATTAATGATGCGAAAGAAATCGGTTATAAAAGCATTCTGCTGGACACACTTCCCTTTTTGGAGGGAGCAATACGTTTGTATAAAAAACTCGGATTTTATGAAATCGAATCGTATAATAACAGTCCGATGGATAATTTAGTATATCTGAAGTTAGATTTGAATTAA
- a CDS encoding acyl-CoA thioesterase, whose product MKELKTVEESMVEQVHLLMPAHINGSGRLFGGQLLEWIDVVGAITAKRHAECNTTTAAIDNLQFKAGAFINDTIVLIGRLTYVGNTSMEVRVDTYSEDLSGIRKPINRAYLVYVAIDKEGTPVKVPGLKLTTEGQRAEWDSAVRRNDLRKLRRKEGF is encoded by the coding sequence ATGAAAGAATTAAAAACAGTAGAGGAATCCATGGTAGAACAGGTTCACCTTTTGATGCCTGCCCACATCAATGGAAGTGGTAGACTTTTTGGCGGGCAGCTTCTGGAGTGGATTGACGTCGTAGGCGCGATAACTGCCAAACGCCATGCTGAATGTAACACTACGACAGCTGCAATAGATAATCTTCAATTCAAGGCAGGAGCCTTTATTAATGACACCATTGTGTTGATAGGAAGATTAACCTATGTGGGTAATACTTCAATGGAAGTAAGAGTAGATACCTACTCCGAGGATCTTTCGGGGATACGAAAACCGATTAACCGTGCCTATCTGGTATATGTAGCAATTGATAAAGAGGGAACTCCTGTTAAAGTGCCGGGACTTAAGCTTACGACAGAAGGACAAAGGGCTGAATGGGACAGTGCGGTAAGGCGGAATGATTTACGTAAGTTAAGACGTAAGGAAGGCTTCTAA